A genome region from Paenibacillus pabuli includes the following:
- a CDS encoding ABC transporter ATP-binding protein → MDVLRQLQTFFWEKRTYLFVSILFLAIATALGLVYPNLLRILIDDVIIPRNFEDVPILALTVLGVVILKAGMQFLHGFYGGRLGNFLAYRLRNACYEKLQFLSFRYYDTAKTGDLMSRLTGDLEAIRNFIGFGFAQILNMVLMVVFGAIMMMTMSWQLTLLTLICIPLLAFVALRFESQIHPAFQEMRLALSSLTTAVQENITGVRTVKSFAREPYEVEKFSTRNERYKTNQIHAATLWSRYFPIMEILASVSVVLLLVMGGRMVINQTLSLGELVAFFSLIWYIIGPMWNLGFHINNYTQSKASGERVLELLHTPVDVQETEDPIIVEADQVKGHVTFDSVTFAYGNKMAAVTDINFDAPPGSVIGFLGGTGSGKSTIIQLLMRAYNVNSGTIKLDGKNIKDMGIRSLRSQIASVFQETFLFSSSIRNNISYGLKNVSMDEIIRAAKLAKAHDFIMEFPDGYDTVVGERGMGLSGGQKQRIAIARALLKNPKILVLDDATSAVDMETEHEIQSGFQEVMRGRTTFIIAHRISSLRHADEILVLDEGRVVQRGTHKRLIEEPGPYQDVYKIQYADYIARGKREAGEQVNS, encoded by the coding sequence ATGGATGTTCTCAGGCAACTGCAAACCTTTTTTTGGGAAAAGCGCACGTATTTATTTGTATCAATCTTGTTCCTCGCCATAGCGACTGCACTCGGGCTGGTGTATCCGAATTTGCTCAGGATACTGATTGATGACGTAATTATACCGCGCAATTTTGAAGACGTTCCCATACTTGCTTTGACCGTGTTAGGTGTTGTGATTTTGAAAGCGGGAATGCAGTTTTTACACGGGTTTTATGGAGGACGCCTTGGTAACTTCCTGGCGTACCGACTGCGTAACGCATGTTACGAGAAGCTTCAATTTTTATCCTTCCGTTATTATGATACGGCCAAGACGGGTGATCTGATGTCCCGCCTCACGGGAGACCTGGAAGCCATCCGTAACTTTATCGGATTTGGTTTTGCACAGATTCTCAACATGGTTTTGATGGTCGTATTCGGCGCAATCATGATGATGACGATGAGTTGGCAGCTTACCTTGCTGACGCTCATATGTATTCCTCTGCTTGCCTTTGTTGCGCTAAGATTTGAATCCCAGATCCACCCTGCATTCCAGGAGATGCGACTGGCGCTCAGTTCATTGACGACAGCCGTACAGGAAAATATCACTGGAGTGCGTACCGTAAAATCTTTTGCACGTGAGCCTTACGAAGTGGAGAAGTTTTCCACACGCAACGAGCGTTACAAAACGAATCAGATTCATGCTGCAACATTGTGGAGTCGCTATTTTCCCATCATGGAGATTCTGGCCTCTGTAAGCGTTGTACTGCTTCTCGTCATGGGAGGAAGAATGGTCATCAATCAAACGTTGTCACTAGGTGAACTCGTTGCCTTTTTCAGTTTGATCTGGTACATAATCGGACCCATGTGGAACCTTGGATTCCATATCAACAACTATACACAATCCAAAGCTTCGGGCGAACGGGTGCTTGAACTGTTGCATACACCGGTGGACGTGCAGGAGACTGAAGATCCAATCATTGTCGAGGCTGATCAGGTTAAGGGACATGTCACTTTTGATTCTGTCACCTTTGCGTATGGCAATAAAATGGCGGCAGTAACCGATATTAATTTTGATGCACCTCCGGGCTCGGTTATCGGTTTCCTGGGAGGCACAGGTTCCGGTAAATCCACCATAATTCAGCTTCTGATGCGTGCATATAACGTCAATTCGGGAACCATCAAATTGGATGGCAAAAATATTAAAGACATGGGCATTCGCAGCTTGCGGAGCCAGATCGCTTCCGTATTCCAGGAAACGTTCCTGTTCTCCTCCAGCATACGCAACAATATCTCGTATGGTCTCAAAAACGTAAGCATGGATGAAATTATTCGTGCAGCGAAGCTGGCCAAGGCACATGATTTCATTATGGAGTTTCCAGACGGATATGACACGGTTGTTGGTGAACGAGGCATGGGTCTGTCCGGCGGCCAGAAACAGCGGATTGCGATTGCAAGAGCATTGCTGAAAAATCCGAAAATTCTGGTGCTTGACGATGCGACTAGTGCAGTGGATATGGAGACCGAGCATGAGATCCAGTCCGGTTTCCAGGAAGTCATGCGAGGAAGAACGACCTTTATTATTGCACACCGTATTTCCTCCCTGCGACATGCAGATGAGATACTGGTACTGGATGAAGGGCGTGTCGTTCAGCGCGGTACACACAAACGTCTCATTGAAGAACCTGGACCATATCAGGATGTTTACAAGATTCAATACGCAGATTATATCGCCCGCGGCAAGCGGGAGGCTGGGGAGCAGGTGAACTCATGA